A single window of Archangium gephyra DNA harbors:
- a CDS encoding Hint domain-containing protein gives MRSIWGGIIIILAVAILLPTQAGAQPILTTRCTLDNRATNAEAEARVEWARKCGLLRNVGSPALTRNTGLAAANGGTLLEYDEADLAKNPTGDGVYTGPDYSFHVNETYVFAIYLSGPTYQNNDAFGFKKWTRDSWRKKGRTLYPTFGTTPNLTDFGNKQLFPHPTNTSDCNLYTDQAGTAQSVSTTFHVNGYCEAACYTPEQELLFSDGNVRILDAVNARREDLITLAPGATLDNLELQQNRTYSYTVEARDALHDIFVITTRSGGQLRVTNEHPVINGEGRMVQAQTLKVGHELVKADGTPDEIVSIEKTTHFGKVYNIRPVSTDLVSNVLVAQGFLVGSVRFQNDEVGYINRVILYRGTPAELIP, from the coding sequence ATGAGAAGCATTTGGGGCGGAATCATCATCATTCTGGCGGTCGCCATCCTGTTGCCGACGCAGGCGGGAGCGCAGCCCATCCTCACCACCCGGTGCACCCTCGACAACAGGGCGACGAACGCCGAGGCGGAGGCCCGTGTGGAGTGGGCCCGCAAGTGCGGACTGCTCAGGAACGTGGGCAGCCCGGCCCTCACCAGGAACACGGGCCTCGCCGCCGCGAATGGCGGGACCCTGCTCGAGTATGACGAGGCGGATCTCGCCAAGAATCCGACCGGGGACGGGGTGTACACGGGCCCGGACTACTCGTTCCACGTCAACGAGACCTACGTCTTCGCCATCTATCTGTCTGGCCCCACCTATCAGAACAATGATGCGTTCGGATTCAAGAAGTGGACGCGTGATTCGTGGCGCAAGAAGGGGCGCACGCTCTATCCCACGTTCGGCACCACGCCCAACCTCACGGATTTCGGCAACAAGCAGCTCTTCCCCCACCCGACGAATACGAGTGACTGCAACCTCTATACGGACCAGGCGGGTACCGCGCAGTCCGTCTCCACGACCTTCCATGTGAATGGTTACTGCGAGGCCGCCTGCTACACCCCCGAGCAGGAGCTGCTCTTCTCGGACGGGAACGTGCGGATCCTCGACGCGGTCAACGCTCGCCGGGAGGATCTGATCACCCTGGCTCCGGGCGCCACGCTCGACAACCTCGAGCTGCAGCAGAACCGCACCTACAGCTACACGGTGGAGGCGCGGGACGCGCTGCACGACATCTTCGTCATCACCACCCGGTCCGGCGGTCAGCTGCGCGTCACCAACGAGCACCCGGTCATCAACGGGGAGGGCCGCATGGTGCAGGCCCAGACGCTCAAGGTGGGCCATGAGCTGGTGAAGGCAGACGGCACCCCGGACGAGATCGTGAGCATCGAGAAGACCACCCACTTCGGGAAGGTGTACAACATCCGCCCGGTGTCCACGGACCTGGTGTCCAACGTCCTGGTGGCGCAGGGCTTCCTGGTCGGCTCCGTGCGCTTCCAGAATGACGAGGTGGGCTACATCAACCGCGTCATCCTGTATCGCGGAACGCCGGCGGAGCTCATTCCGTAA
- a CDS encoding HEAT repeat domain-containing protein, with product MSGKHSRPILPVIAVLVVLGLAGAWWVSSRGDAPVPTAVQPAAPVRQAPTAVAPSSPVPARKTADGTRAWIPGMLYRYALLSDQKVSFRQKQPGAATPPEMSFHIQGEWQVGIAAVDGERVDARVVLLPDVFTATVDGKAVATDVQRNLRTALMRPFYLTLDKTGAVKLTHFEQNSEVLSRGLLRALVASTQFVVPGAPKDTWKTEESDTTGTYSAVYQRLAAQRFEKKKQSYSQIATSVGLQPLESKFRIDVRSSTAFELAEDLWAQTIDATEELEVDSGSGSTLPPAVNENTVGLRLIERRMDPSLLGSLAARKGTLLSASLATYQGAGQDPLNHHRQVLGKRTFADILKALRSLPKEEKARDDARTDAMEQLRALFMLQPDEALKVPGYIREGMEPQAASPMLGALSAASTPQAIKALTEVTGDHSLSMDIRMNATGVLGLANTPTQEGVDALRSLSRDSDPMLRGTATLALGNASYQMSDNDGRGAENLVRELQNDYRVAPSPEQQIMTIKALGNTRSPSALATITEALRSNDAQVRAAAVGALRNVADPSADRILSDRLLNDPAVEVRRSAVFASSFRLIEPLLPALGQALRSDSSPSVRSDIIQLLGTVRGQVPVALNLLQWASQNDPYPDLRQAAQTYLDTPTTPVPSTQLAGSPTP from the coding sequence ATGTCCGGGAAGCATTCACGTCCCATCCTTCCAGTCATCGCCGTCCTCGTCGTGCTGGGGCTCGCCGGGGCCTGGTGGGTCAGCTCCAGGGGTGATGCGCCGGTGCCCACGGCCGTGCAGCCCGCCGCTCCCGTGCGGCAAGCGCCCACCGCGGTGGCTCCGTCGAGTCCGGTGCCCGCGCGGAAGACCGCCGATGGGACGCGGGCGTGGATCCCCGGCATGCTCTATCGCTACGCGCTGCTCTCGGATCAGAAGGTCTCCTTCCGCCAGAAGCAGCCCGGGGCGGCCACGCCTCCGGAGATGAGCTTCCACATCCAGGGTGAATGGCAGGTGGGCATCGCCGCCGTGGACGGCGAGCGCGTCGACGCCCGGGTCGTCCTGCTGCCGGACGTCTTCACCGCGACCGTCGATGGCAAGGCGGTCGCGACGGACGTCCAGCGCAACCTGCGCACGGCCCTGATGCGCCCCTTCTACCTGACGCTCGACAAGACGGGCGCGGTGAAGCTCACCCACTTCGAGCAGAACTCGGAGGTGCTCTCGCGCGGCCTCCTGCGCGCCCTCGTCGCGTCCACGCAGTTCGTGGTGCCCGGCGCCCCCAAGGACACCTGGAAGACCGAGGAGTCGGATACCACCGGCACCTACTCGGCGGTGTACCAGCGCCTGGCCGCGCAGCGCTTCGAGAAGAAGAAGCAGTCCTATTCCCAGATCGCGACCTCGGTGGGGCTCCAGCCGCTGGAGTCGAAGTTCCGCATCGACGTGCGCTCGAGCACGGCCTTCGAGCTGGCCGAGGATCTCTGGGCCCAGACGATCGACGCCACCGAGGAGCTCGAGGTCGACTCGGGCTCGGGCTCGACCCTGCCCCCGGCCGTCAACGAGAACACGGTGGGCTTGCGGCTCATCGAGCGCCGCATGGATCCTTCCCTGCTCGGCTCGCTCGCCGCGCGCAAGGGCACCCTGCTCAGCGCCTCGCTGGCCACCTACCAGGGCGCGGGACAGGATCCCCTGAACCACCACCGGCAGGTGCTGGGCAAGAGGACCTTCGCGGACATCCTCAAGGCGCTGCGCTCGCTTCCCAAGGAGGAGAAGGCGCGGGATGACGCCCGCACGGATGCCATGGAGCAGCTGCGCGCGCTCTTCATGCTCCAGCCCGACGAGGCCCTGAAGGTCCCCGGCTACATTCGCGAGGGGATGGAGCCCCAGGCCGCCAGCCCCATGCTCGGCGCGCTCTCCGCGGCCAGCACCCCGCAGGCCATCAAGGCCCTGACGGAGGTCACCGGCGACCACTCCCTGAGCATGGACATCCGCATGAACGCGACCGGCGTCCTCGGCCTGGCCAACACGCCCACCCAGGAGGGGGTGGATGCGCTGCGCTCCTTGTCCCGCGATTCGGACCCCATGCTCCGGGGCACGGCGACCCTGGCCCTGGGTAATGCCTCCTATCAAATGAGTGACAACGACGGCCGGGGTGCGGAGAACCTCGTGCGCGAGCTCCAGAACGACTACCGCGTGGCCCCCTCCCCGGAGCAGCAGATCATGACGATCAAGGCCCTGGGCAACACACGCTCCCCGAGCGCGCTCGCCACCATCACCGAGGCGCTTCGCTCCAACGATGCCCAGGTGCGCGCGGCGGCCGTGGGGGCCTTGCGCAACGTCGCGGATCCCTCCGCGGATCGGATCCTCTCCGACCGGCTCCTCAACGATCCCGCGGTGGAGGTCCGCAGGAGCGCCGTCTTCGCCTCCAGCTTCCGGCTCATCGAGCCGCTGCTGCCCGCGCTGGGGCAGGCGCTGCGTTCGGACTCCTCGCCCAGCGTGCGCTCCGACATCATCCAACTCCTGGGCACCGTCCGGGGCCAGGTGCCCGTGGCCCTCAACCTCCTGCAGTGGGCCAGCCAGAACGATCCCTATCCCGACCTTCGGCAGGCGGCCCAGACCTACCTCGACACTCCGACCACCCCGGTCCCCTCCACGCAGCTGGCGGGCTCACCCACGCCCTGA